One Sphingomonas limnosediminicola DNA segment encodes these proteins:
- a CDS encoding DUF2062 domain-containing protein — MNWLKRHIPTRQSIHEYRLLRPFAPHLSQPALWRLTRRSVPRGVALGLFVGVIIPFMHTFIAAILAIPLRANVAIAAACTLVINPLTIPFIYYSAYRIGSWELHHDAPLVNQAAAERFSSELSRLLFWIHEASGPIALGVLSIAVASALIGYLGASVIWASWLKSKFRRRRQERA, encoded by the coding sequence ATGAACTGGCTCAAGCGACACATTCCGACGCGCCAATCGATTCACGAGTATCGCTTGCTGCGCCCGTTCGCGCCGCATCTCAGCCAGCCGGCGCTTTGGCGCCTGACCCGCCGGTCCGTTCCGCGCGGCGTTGCGCTTGGGCTGTTCGTGGGCGTCATCATCCCGTTTATGCATACGTTTATTGCGGCAATCTTGGCGATCCCACTTAGGGCGAACGTCGCCATCGCGGCGGCCTGCACATTGGTCATCAACCCGCTGACGATCCCCTTCATCTATTACTCGGCTTATCGAATCGGGTCGTGGGAGCTTCACCACGACGCGCCACTGGTGAATCAGGCTGCCGCGGAGCGCTTCTCGAGCGAGCTCAGCCGCCTGCTGTTCTGGATCCATGAGGCGTCGGGACCGATTGCGCTTGGCGTATTGTCCATCGCCGTCGCTTCCGCGCTGATCGGGTATCTTGGTGCGTCGGTGATTTGGGCTTCATGGCTGAAGTCGAAGTTCAGGCGCCGCCGGCAAGAGCGGGCTTGA